The Glutamicibacter mishrai DNA window GCCGCGAGCAGCGCGTAGATGGCGAATCCTACGGCCACGAGCCCGCCCACAATCGTGAGCCACAGGCCGGGCCGACGGCCGTGAGCCCTATTAATCGGTTTGTCCGTCATGTCTTCATCCTTTCCTCGAAGGAAAGCTCAACCCGCGTCAAAGCGGTCTTCGCTTTCCTCAGACGTATCCTCGGTATTCTCTTTGATGCTCCCCCGGCGGGCCACACGCTCGTCGCCGGGTTCTGCTTCGCGATCCGGCTGCGTGGTGCGTGCCAGGTTCTCGGGCTTGTCTCGGTCGCTCATTGCTTCTCCTGTCGTGGCGATCGGCTATGAATTGCGCAGGGCATCGATGAGCTCGGCCTTGCGCATCTTCGAACGGCCCTCAACCCCGATTTCCTTGGCCCGGTCCTGCAATTCCTCGACGGTCCAGTCCTCGTAGTCCCCGGATTTGCCGCCGCGCTTGCCCACCTCGGAGCGGCCATCGCGGGCGGCGGCATTGGCGATGCGCGCCGACTTCTGCTTGGAGTTCCCCTCCTCGCGCAGCTCCTCGTAGAGTTCCTCATCCTTAATCCGGCTCTTGCCCTTGCCTGCCATGGGTTTCCTCCCTCTCACGCTTCGACAACTGGCCTTCGGATAACCAGCACTGTGCGTCCCACGCTAGCTATCTGCGGCCACGGGCGACAGGGGAGCACCCGGACTCTGCGCTGGATCCCAGACTTCGTCGATAGCACATTTTCTGGCAGCAGCCGCGAACCTGATGCTTGCCCGAAAGCTCTCTGGCCGTTGCCGCTAAGTGCGCAACGTGCTGT harbors:
- a CDS encoding DUF7218 family protein — protein: MAGKGKSRIKDEELYEELREEGNSKQKSARIANAAARDGRSEVGKRGGKSGDYEDWTVEELQDRAKEIGVEGRSKMRKAELIDALRNS